One Ranitomeya variabilis isolate aRanVar5 chromosome 5, aRanVar5.hap1, whole genome shotgun sequence DNA window includes the following coding sequences:
- the LOC143774298 gene encoding transmembrane protein 272-like isoform X1: MSCINGQARGCRVITARRRSGESGGIGGLVEARRSRSSTAGNMDDSEDNPRRPLLTVLQDSFLPKSISIALKCILVGLNIASITIGVIYFNKCPGQYLIPYYLIISGAASLLHLCLTCLPCADEDQVTSVTFASFLAQGVMLIFLFIFFIVGNVWIYSLAGESWDNPSSPKYCDRVLYLYAFWTITLTYIGLFLLLCSYLCLLLCLYILKWSIVGMRR, from the exons ATGTCATGCATCAATGGACAGGCCCGTGGTTGTAGAGTTATCACTGCCAGAAGAAGAAGTGGCGAGTCTGGTGGAATAGGAGGATTAGTGGAGGCCAGAAG AAGCAGGTCCTCTACAGCCGGTAACATGGACGACAGTGAGGACAACCCCCGCAGACCGCTGCTGACAGTCCTTCAGGATTCATTCTTGCCGAAGTCCATTTCAA TTGCTCTGAAATGCATCCTTGTCGGGCTGAATATTGCTAGTATCACTATCG GAGTGATCTACTTTAATAAGTGTCCCGGGCAGTACCTCATCCCGTACTATCTCATCATTTCTGGGGCAGCGAGTCTCCTGCACCTCTGTCTCACCTGCCTGCCATGTGCAGATGAGGATCAGGTCACTTCTGTCACTTTTGCCAGTTTTCTTGCTCAGGGTGTGATGCTGATATtcctcttcatcttcttcatagtaG GTAACGTCTGGATATATTCTCTAGCAGGAGAATCCTGGGATAATCCCTCGAGCCCGAAGTACTGTGACCGGGTGCTGTACCTGTACGCCTTCTGGACCATCACCCTGACCTACATCGGCCTCTTCCTCCTGCTCTGCTCCTACCTCTGCTTACTGCTGTGTCTCTATATCCTGAAATGGTCCATCGTTGGGATGCGCCGCTAA
- the LOC143774298 gene encoding transmembrane protein 272-like isoform X2 — protein MDDSEDNPRRPLLTVLQDSFLPKSISIALKCILVGLNIASITIGVIYFNKCPGQYLIPYYLIISGAASLLHLCLTCLPCADEDQVTSVTFASFLAQGVMLIFLFIFFIVGNVWIYSLAGESWDNPSSPKYCDRVLYLYAFWTITLTYIGLFLLLCSYLCLLLCLYILKWSIVGMRR, from the exons ATGGACGACAGTGAGGACAACCCCCGCAGACCGCTGCTGACAGTCCTTCAGGATTCATTCTTGCCGAAGTCCATTTCAA TTGCTCTGAAATGCATCCTTGTCGGGCTGAATATTGCTAGTATCACTATCG GAGTGATCTACTTTAATAAGTGTCCCGGGCAGTACCTCATCCCGTACTATCTCATCATTTCTGGGGCAGCGAGTCTCCTGCACCTCTGTCTCACCTGCCTGCCATGTGCAGATGAGGATCAGGTCACTTCTGTCACTTTTGCCAGTTTTCTTGCTCAGGGTGTGATGCTGATATtcctcttcatcttcttcatagtaG GTAACGTCTGGATATATTCTCTAGCAGGAGAATCCTGGGATAATCCCTCGAGCCCGAAGTACTGTGACCGGGTGCTGTACCTGTACGCCTTCTGGACCATCACCCTGACCTACATCGGCCTCTTCCTCCTGCTCTGCTCCTACCTCTGCTTACTGCTGTGTCTCTATATCCTGAAATGGTCCATCGTTGGGATGCGCCGCTAA
- the LAMTOR4 gene encoding ragulator complex protein LAMTOR4 isoform X2, translated as MVRGGGAVIMAPALTSTLTQGLERIPEQQGYLVMSEDGVLASAGDLENDERLAGVIREMVTTACSFRVLGDQVPFKRMSGHGHSEIPNHNPSSMLLLREGGCWPKSCDA; from the exons ATGgtgcgtggtggtggtgcggtAATAATGGCTCCGGCTCTT ACCTCCACCCTGACACAGGGGCTGGAGCGGATCCCGGAGCAGCAGGGCTACCTGGTGATGAGCGAGGACGGCGTGCTGGCG AGCGCTGGTGACCTGGAGAATGACGAGCGATTGGCCGGGGTGATCCGGGAGATGGTGACCACCGCCTGCAGCTTCCGCGTCCTGGGAGATCAGGTCCCGTTCAAGCGGATGAGCG gtcatggtCATTCCGAAATACCcaaccacaacccatcttcaatgctgttactgagggaaggaggttgttggccaaaatcttgtgatgcatga